One window of Streptomyces sp. NBC_00273 genomic DNA carries:
- a CDS encoding rodlin produces the protein MIKKMMASAAVAASVVGIGAAMAPQAMAIGNDNGVNTVQGNGAAQIYGNQATYGNMSPQMALIQGSFNKPCIALPAKANVQSVLALINVGVQDIPVLSSPQNQQCTENSTQAKGDEALSHILDNIPVLSGNVSNGS, from the coding sequence ATGATCAAGAAGATGATGGCCTCGGCCGCGGTTGCCGCCTCGGTCGTGGGCATCGGCGCCGCCATGGCCCCGCAGGCGATGGCGATCGGGAACGACAACGGCGTCAACACCGTCCAGGGCAACGGTGCCGCGCAGATCTACGGCAACCAGGCCACCTACGGCAACATGAGCCCGCAGATGGCGCTCATCCAGGGCTCCTTCAACAAGCCCTGCATCGCCCTGCCCGCGAAGGCCAACGTGCAGTCCGTGCTGGCCCTGATCAACGTCGGTGTCCAGGACATCCCCGTCCTGTCCAGCCCGCAGAACCAGCAGTGCACCGAGAACTCCACCCAGGCCAAGGGCGACGAGGCCCTGTCGCACATCCTGGACAACATCCCGGTCCTCTCCGGCAACGTCTCGAACGGCAGCTGA
- a CDS encoding chaplin: MRQVLSRQVLGKGMLTAAAASSLLSIATGAAYAHHGASAEASHSPGVLAGNSVSVPITFAPNVCGNSVDGGAALNPAMGNTCVTDTGSHADTGHDYGRYLSPEHARAFERYLDEREGRHAVPEQRHGSPRHAGGHEQAGQERTPQAQTRHEQPRQDGPRHAKPRQEEPRHEGGYGPDGQRGKEECDDHPESTPPPPPAHHAPPAPERPHPKPEPVEEHPAPLPTPQPAQEAPAPPPEAPPAPPAPQPPVEEAPHTLPAPAPAPAPGEEAPHTLPAPAPGPPPVMEEGPAPGPPHGSLPVEHPAPAPAPAVVPPADQPPAAPGGDAPVALPPVTAQPTPAPAPGPAPVQPPAPAPAHVTGPVLAETGAGQPAAAAALASALILGGAILYRRSRVS; the protein is encoded by the coding sequence ATGCGACAGGTACTGAGCCGACAGGTACTGGGCAAGGGGATGCTCACGGCGGCAGCCGCGTCGAGTCTGTTGTCGATCGCTACCGGCGCGGCCTACGCGCACCACGGGGCGAGCGCCGAGGCCTCGCATTCGCCGGGCGTGCTGGCCGGCAACAGCGTCTCGGTACCGATCACCTTCGCACCGAACGTGTGCGGCAACAGCGTGGACGGCGGTGCGGCGCTCAACCCTGCGATGGGGAACACGTGCGTCACCGACACCGGTTCGCACGCGGACACCGGCCACGACTACGGGCGCTACCTCAGCCCCGAGCACGCCCGGGCCTTCGAGCGCTACCTCGACGAGCGCGAGGGCCGGCACGCGGTGCCGGAGCAGCGCCACGGGTCGCCGCGCCACGCGGGCGGGCACGAGCAAGCCGGGCAGGAACGGACCCCGCAGGCGCAGACCCGGCACGAGCAGCCCCGGCAGGACGGGCCGCGGCACGCGAAGCCGCGCCAGGAGGAGCCGCGCCACGAAGGCGGCTACGGCCCCGATGGGCAGCGGGGCAAGGAAGAGTGCGACGACCACCCCGAGTCGACGCCGCCGCCCCCGCCGGCGCACCACGCTCCCCCCGCGCCCGAGCGGCCCCACCCCAAGCCGGAACCGGTGGAGGAGCACCCGGCCCCGCTGCCCACCCCGCAACCGGCCCAGGAGGCGCCCGCGCCACCGCCCGAGGCGCCGCCGGCACCCCCCGCGCCGCAGCCCCCGGTCGAGGAGGCCCCGCACACGCTTCCCGCACCGGCACCGGCACCGGCACCGGGCGAGGAGGCTCCGCACACGCTGCCGGCCCCCGCGCCCGGACCGCCTCCCGTGATGGAGGAGGGGCCCGCGCCCGGGCCGCCGCACGGCAGCCTGCCCGTGGAGCACCCGGCTCCGGCCCCCGCGCCCGCGGTCGTACCGCCCGCGGACCAGCCGCCGGCCGCCCCCGGCGGTGACGCCCCGGTCGCCCTCCCCCCGGTGACGGCCCAGCCGACCCCCGCCCCCGCCCCCGGGCCCGCGCCCGTACAGCCGCCGGCCCCCGCTCCGGCGCACGTGACCGGGCCCGTGCTGGCCGAGACGGGCGCGGGCCAGCCCGCGGCCGCGGCGGCTCTGGCCAGCGCCCTGATCCTGGGCGGCGCGATTCTGTACCGGCGGTCGCGCGTCTCCTGA
- a CDS encoding chaplin yields MTYKKAVVLAAGALMLAGAASPAMADAAAGGQAVGSPGVLSGNLLQVPVHVPVNVCGNTVNIIALLNPAFGNTCVNA; encoded by the coding sequence ATGACGTACAAGAAGGCAGTGGTGCTGGCCGCCGGCGCCCTCATGCTCGCCGGTGCCGCCTCCCCCGCCATGGCCGACGCGGCCGCCGGCGGACAGGCCGTCGGGTCCCCCGGCGTCCTGTCCGGCAACCTGCTCCAGGTGCCGGTGCACGTCCCGGTCAACGTCTGCGGCAACACCGTGAACATCATCGCGCTGCTGAACCCGGCGTTCGGCAACACCTGCGTCAACGCCTGA